The DNA sequence gggtgggtggggggacacacactAAAAGGGTGGGGCACCAGTGGAAGCATCAGCAGTGGGGCCCTGGCAGTGAATTGGCTCTGCGTAACCCAGGGCTTATTTAGAGAGATTGTACTAGGACCagaaagcttactgggtgactgGGTTGTTCTGCCTCTGTTTTGATTTTTACGATTTTACCCATGAacatattattttatattctcttaaaaaaaatttttttagaagTTTCTATTATAAATTGCTTTGATTTTAATGGGAAGGTGACTACAGTTTAGAAACTAAATAAATCCGGAACatgtaccttaaaaaaaataaattcctgccaggggtccttttcccTTTGTTTCAGCAAAGGACCTTTATATGGATTGAATGCAGCTAAGCCCAGCTCTgggtagaaccattgaaattaatgggcctaaattaGGGCCCATCCAgacttccacctctttcccccaggaaaacctgttctttactgctgaattggacaaaatcgaaaattctttctagtagcaccttagagaccaactgagtttgttcctggtatgagctttcgtgtgcatgcacacttcttcagatacgtgctgAATTGGAGGAAGTGTCAATCAGGTTTTCCTCAGTGCTGAAGAGCGGGTTTTACTGGGGAAACAGAAATCCGCTTCGATCTGTGCATAAAAGGCACGGCAGAAGCTTGGTGCAGgaaaaagcagaagtgtggatgagcccttagtcatgtccattaatggcagtgggtctactctgaggtaGAGTAGATGCCACCCTATGTGCCCACTCCTTGTACATTTTATACTTTGGCATGCAGAACTGAGCTCAAAATGTACACTTGAGAGGATGAGCCCTTGGATTCAATGAAGTCTTCACATTGCTTCTGGTTACAGGAGGCAGAACCAATCTTGAGATACCTTTTAAAATAGCAAATCCTTACAGCGGTTAGGATTCTCTGATCACTTTGCTGGGCAGTTGTTACAGGGGGAAAAATGTCTGTGGTTTTGTGGGGTGTAATGTGCTATGGTCCAACTGTCACGGACAGCCAGCTGAATTGGGTGGCTTCCCATTCCCTAGAGCCACCTTTGACCGCCTTCAAGGCAAAGCTGAAGACTGCAGCAACAAAGACATGATTTAAgtattaagaacatgagaagagcctggctgctggatcagaccagaggcccatTATTGCCTGTTAATCTGGGTCCTGCTAGGCTTACATATTCATCACAACCCAGCAGTTGTGGTATGTTTCATGCACACCGTAGAGCAGCCATGGTGGGTCAGGCTGGATGGCATACCGTGTCAGTGTCTGCTCTGAAGAAGCTGCTCAGACCTTTGTGCACATATTTGCTGCTTTAGATGGAGACCTTGGCATCATGATAAGAGGAACAGGAAAAACAGCCGTGACACCAAAACAGAAGTGAAAGCGTAACATGTTTCTCCAAACCAAGTGTGCCAAAGTTCTCcccatcccgttctcacagtggccaactagagcCAGGATAACAACCGAACACAaatctccccatttgtgattcccaggatTGCTACTGAGAggtatgctgcctctgacagtggtgaTAGAAACCTCCTTTGAAGCTAGCAGTCTGCATTTCCCCTCTTGGGAACgtaagaatataggaagctgccttggttcATCTGCCTCAGTATGTATTGTctaaactggcagcagctgtccagggtttcaaacagtgGTCTTTGTTTCCCTGCTGATCATGGAGGACCAAATCCGCATAGTAGTTGCCATGAGCCTTGCACTGCTGtcaggtttgggtttgggttggcAGGCCCAAGGCGGAGGAAGAAACAGAGCAGGACATGATTGGTCAGAACAAGGGTCTGAAGAGGGGGCTGTTCCTGGTGTAGCAAGACTTCAGACACTTTGAATGGGGGAGCAGGGATGCTGACTCCTCCCCCCTGACCTCCCACAGAGCATCTCCATGGATGCTGGGGAGGGATGTGGTTACACCTCCTCTTTGAAAGGTTGGCAGGTTGGTGGGTGGAAACTGTTGGGACACCTTTGTTGCTTCTGTCTGGTTCTGAACATCTTGCCTGATTCCTGAATTGTGTCTGCTGAACTCTGTGTCCGCTGCCTGTCCTGTACcattgcttgcttgattaacatcTTGCTTACTTGCACGTAAGAGCCTCTGTGTGCGTGGATTGGGCATGAGGCAGGACAGTATGAAGGGAAAGGACTGGAGCTTCTGCTCTGCATGCCAAAGGTTCCAGGTCCAGTCCCTGGCATTAGGAAAAACCCACAACATGCTAAAATTTCACCGTGGGAATTTTTATCTGTGGCTGAGCAGCTTTGCTTCACCTTTAAACTATATGGATTTGGATGTGGGAGACACCTGGGTGCATCCAGAGTCCATGATGCGACATCCCCAAAACACGAGCAAGCTCACTGTAATGACAGTAGTCATCCAGTGGTAGCTGGTGCCTATGGGGCGGAAAGAAGAGAGaccagcagtaggtggagccagagccaatgacaggctgAGCCACCCCAATTGGTTGTAAGTAAGCTAGCTGGTAGGCGGGGATTGGCAGAAGGCAGATGGAAGGCCTTATTTGTCCTAATAGGTCAACTTCCACAGGCAGTCATGTCGGCCCTCTGTACTGTAGGATCTGGCTTTATAGCAGAGCTCGATGCAGAGGTGCAGCTGTGCAAACATTCAGCCCTGTGTCGCCCAGTGCATCATCCACCTGTGATGCCACTGCAGGAACTTGGCTTTCCAGGGGCATGCCTGGGCTTGGCATCGCCCTTCTGCACATGAATTCCTCATTCCTGCTCAACAGTGCTGGAATCCGGACCGGCTTTGTGCGTTGCCAATTgaacagaagaaagaaaacaaaactaaatTAGGTCACTTTGGGTTTGGTGCAAGCGATGGTGTGTGCGGCAATGAATGCAGTCCACCCAGTGTGACTAGACACCAAGTACTTAACACTTCCCATAGGCAGAACCCAAGTGCAAACAGCGCCCTCATAAGAATCTAGGGAGAGCCTTAGCACTTTGCAAATGTGTCCATGTCTTTGCAGGCCTCTGCTTCCAGATCTGACACTGTGCTTCGGCCTTGCCCTCTTGAGCAGTCACGTCAGGCATCTTATGAATGAGGCTTGCCAGGCTTGCGCCACATCTGCCCTGGGAGCTAGGGCTGTCATCGAGGTTGGAGGGAGGCTCTTGCCTTTGCATGCCATGGCAGAGAACGCCTCTTGCTCAGCAAAACCTGTGCCAGCCAAAGCCTCTTGTGGGGCAGTGAGGAATCGCCGGGGCTTCCTGGATTTTCCTGTCAGAGCAAGCTCCACAGGGAAACAATCCTTTTAATGGTGCTTTGGACTGGCTTAATTGAAGTGACACACCTCAGCAGGGAATGGTTTGTTTTCCCAGGGGAGGCAAGGATTCCTTTGACGTCAGGGGTGGCACCAGATAGCTGGGTGCAGTTTTGGGAGGGCAGGAGGTGCCATGTGGACAGATGGGTACCCTCTGGCTCTCCCCAATACACTGGGCGCTTCCATAAGACAGCTTATTGTGGTCTCGGTGCTGCTCATGCTTGCAGAGTTTTTCCCTCAACAATCCACACAATGTAATTTCAGGAAGGGCTGTAAtacagtggtagagcacctgtgcatgcaaaatgtctcatgtccaatccccagcatctccaggtagggttaggaaAGACCCCCGCCTCTATTCTTGTATCCCTTCTCAGTTCTGGAATGGCTGTTTTAGTAACTGAGACACCTCCAGAAATCCTTCTCACGTATTTTTCTCTGAATTTGCCTTTCACCTCTGTCTTCCTCCTGGCTTCTGCCTCTTGCGCAGACACACACTTTGTTTTGTTCAATCTTCATGCAGAACTTTGGTCTTTCCAAGATCCTCGTCTTAACTGAGGTCACTTGGAAAGTCAAACTTGAGTCCTCTGCTGCCGTTATCCTGAGCAAACTGTATTGGAGAGTAAACAATGTTTGGGGACCAACTAAGGCTGGGACAATGACTCGGGAGTCTCAGAGAACAAAGTGCAGAGAGTCTATCTGTTgcaactggttcccccccccccccccggtaaacaCACtagtgagacctgcaacaaattgttgcagtgTGGGGTGCTTCTGTTAAGTGTGCCAGTCAGGCATGACCTTTATTGGATACTAAGAAAGAAAGTAAATCAgaaagcctccccaccccactggagGGCTCTGTCTAGTCCATGCACCAACAGTTGGATTCTGTAACCTGCATAAATTATGCAAACTAGTGACCTTGATTTGCCTAATTATGTTTGTGTTTGTCAAAGGAAACAGCTAAGCATTAAAGCCCCCTCCTTCCCTAATCCCTCTGAGGCTGCATTACGTATTGTCTAAGTGTCCACATATTTTCAAGTAAGAAGATCCAGGCCGTTGGATCAGCCCAGTgagtatcctgttctcatggtggccaaccagatgcctgtgggaaacccacaaacaagaGCTGAGCACATACcccattcctttcccccttgcccACAAACATTCTTttgctactgagcatgctcaattcTCTTTCAGCTGTTTTGGGGATTCTCTtcgtttaaaaatacaaatagatCTGCAAACGTTAGAGCTCCCTCGAGCATCCTGATAGGCACCTCTTGTATGTGGTTGCTTCCTCTTTGACAACATAGAATCAAGACAGAGACCCAGCTTTTTAAGGCTATGCTTTGGAGTAGAagcatttagattttttttaattgccaatgtttattattatataGATAACATGGGCAGATAACTTCCCTAACTGCAAAATgtctggggtgtttttttaaggtagatttgttgtgctagggaaACTCATAAAATACCCAAACCAGTATGTACTAGAATTTCTCCCATAAAATAGTGACTGGAGGCGCTATCATGATGCTTCTGGGTGGCCTATCTCAATTTGTTTGCTCAAAGCTTACATGGGGGTTTAAACTATTTGATTtctattgagcatttgttctgatctgtTTACGGGGCAGTTGTATGAAAACAAAAAATCGTCCTGGGCCCCTTCAGActggtgagggtttttttttgcaggtgtattccatatcattgatgcaataatagcgcattttgttgttgttcagtcgttcagtcgtgtccgactcttcgtgaccccatggaccagagcacgccaggcacgcctatccttcactgtctttcgcagtttggccaaactcatgttagtagcttcgagaacactgtccaaccatctcatcctctgtcgtccccttctccttgtgccctccatctttctcaacatcagggtcttttctagggagtcttctcttctcatgaggtggccaaagtactggagcctcaacttcaggatctgtccttctagtgagcactcagggctgatttctttgagaatggataggtttgatcttcttgcagtccatgggactctcaagagtctcctccagaaccataattcaaaaacatcaattcttcggcgatcagccttctttatggtccagctctcacttctgtacattactactgggaaaaccatagctttgtcgGCAATAGCGCATTAGTGGTAGATTTATACAGGACTGCCAACgcatcattccactttattagattatctgtgatgcttccccaatgtgaGTGCATTATTGCTCTTGcgctatagcacaacaaaagtaggacaaaaaaacaaaccagaatgttTGTGGTATAAAAAATTACAGGATGCCAGCAGGAAGCTATGGGGCATGCAGTGTGTCCACCCCAAAACTTCAGTAGGCACATGTAGCGCTGGAAGCAAGGATCGCGTATAATCACCAGGATAACCAACATGTGCATTCATCATGATTTGTGCTCAATAAAAAAGGACCTTGGCAAAGCCCCTTGATTCCTTTGCAGGGTGCTTACACACCTCACtggtaagaacataagatgagcctgctggatcaggccatcttatccagcatcctgttctcacagtggccaaccagaatcgcatgggaagcctacaagctggACATGAGGTCAACAATTTTCTGCCTACCTGTGATTCCTAGCGACTGGCATTCAGTGGAGGGCAGAGCATAgtcgtcatggctagtagctatggATAGCTTTGTCCTCCCAcacatttgtccaatcctcttttaaagccatctaggttggcagTCATTCGTGCTTCctgagggagagagttccacagttcagctaTACACTGCATGGAGAAGTCATTCACTCATCTTACAGTGTTCCAtgtatttccctgtcactttccaaaccacagtCTGTTATCCTAGCGCAATTAAACCCACTTAAACAAAAAACCATGCACACAGGGTGCTTTAATACACTTTAATTGCTTGATCCTAAAGTTCTGGTGTGTGTGCAGATCTCTCCTGCAatatactgacagtctggaggcacccatAGTGAATCTCCTCAATCGATTTTTAATTTTCCATAGGCGAGTAACGTGTTTTCCAGTTTAGTTCAACagcatttgcttatttattttaaaatattttcaacaGGAGGAAACTCAGGCTTGGAAGGTGtgtgttaatttttttctttcaaatttaCTAATCCCCACCCTAACCCCCTCTGCCAACAGGGAGAACTGCCTCTGAATGCAATCCAGGTGCAATTTGAAGAAAACGAGAAAACATCTTTCCTAATAGAAGGTATGCCACAAATCACAAGCATAGAAGTGAGAAGGGGATTGTTTAATTTCAGGCAGAGGAGGTGGTAGAAATTGTGGTGCCTTAGGTAATTAGACCAAGTCGTTGAAGGGACACTTCTCTACAAGGCAGGattaggggggaaagcagcatTCGAAAGAGAATGGAGAAATCATAGGCTCTATTCAGACTGTGGTTAAGGaagctttaactatggtttgttctaAAGAAGTAGCAATCCAGAGTGAGAAATCATCAAGGAGCCACTGATCTCGCCCAGTAGTAATGCACatactttgcatgtagaaggccccaggtttaatccccagcggcatctcctgttaaaaggatcAAAGAGCTGGTGACAGGGAAGGTCCTGGAGATTGAGAGGTACTGGAGAGCCACCGCCAGTCAGACAGGACTGGGTTAAGTGGGTAAATAAAGCAGATCTTCCCAACCATGGTTTTTGAAAGGAGCTTGCAAACCATGGTCCGGTGTGACATCCCAAGTGAACCATGGTCAAGGcaatgtaatttattttattttcaggccGTTTAATTAACTCCATTCGGGTGATTTGCCCCAGCTATGACGATTACCAAGAATGGCTGTACTGCCTTAAGACAGCTCAGTTCCGTAATGCTGATTCCTCCCTTTCTGGATCGGAGAGCTTCTCAGGACCAAAGCCACACCACCTGGCTCAGGTAAGGTTCCACAGACTCCCCgcttgcttaaaacaaaacaacctatGCAGAATACTCAGGAACTGACTGTTTCCCCATCCATTTATTGTGCACCAGCTACATACCCGTCAAAGTGGGAGCAGAGATGATGTAGTGTTCCAGTGGCTGTGTCACTTTTGCATCCTACAAGTGTCATACCATTCCGTGGGAGTCTGAGAGCAAAAGTGGTCCCAGATCGGTGTGGGTTTTATTTCTTCATCAGGCCAGTGTGTGACAGAATGAGGATCTGGGTGGCCaatgcgagaacaggatgctagatggaccactgacctgatccaacagggctcttcttacattattAATTGTGTGAAATGTCTTTCACGTTTATTGTGTACCATTCCTGTTGCACTTTTCAGTCCGTTAATTGCACTTTCCCTTAACAACAGCCCTGAGAGGTAGATTGTGCCAGATAAATCCATAACTGGgtaagatttgaacctgggtctttgtTGCCAGTAGCCAGCACTCTGTCTTTCTGTATCACATTGGCCTGAAGAAAGTCAGCTGTAACTATGCAATATTTAATAACCAAGAACCCTATCCTTCTCTTCCTTGTTTGCTGATTCAGTTCTCAGGAAGCGGGAGAGGCTCACTCACGTCTGATGGCCGAACAAACTCCTGGGCATCAGGAGGGAAGGGGGCAACATCCACACATCACTCCCAGAACAGTGCAGGCTCCCTTTCTGAGAGGCAGTCTTTTGGTGTGATGCCAGAATGCCGACTAGCTGATGACTCCCAGGCTCAACCAGTCCGGGTAGGTAAATTTTTTGGAAATTAGATGCCCAGATAAGCTGCAACATGAAGTGGTTTTCATGCCACCTCCTTTATGAGCAGGATCCTTGATGTTCAGGATCCTGGTTGAATCCTGACCACCAGGGCTTGTATATACTCTGTGACAGGGGGTGGGATCTCTAACATAGTAATCCTAATTCTGCATCAAGAAACATTAAATTCTGAGAATTCAGTAAATTAAACAAATTTGCATGGCTTTctcttttgttctggtttttgcTTGGGAGAGTTTGTTGTACCCTTTTTGGAGCCTGCTAACAagatttttgtttaggcaagcctctcCAGACATGCAGAATGTTGAAATGGATTTTAATCAGGCTTTTAGCTTGTTGCtgattttaataacttttttaaaatgttggttgCTTTTAACTATTTTACTGaacatttcattgttttattatttttgtaaaccacttggagggtTTTACAATTAAGCGGTGtgtaaatcttttaaaataaaaaagcaggcaagcataaatttaatgaataaatgtttaataaaactaaactaaaatgacACAGTGAGAGCCGGGACCGAAGAGGAAATTACAGCAAGGAGATATAACTAGGGGACAGGATGGAAGAACGTAATCCACCACCATCATGTTAGAGGAGAATACATACATGGAGCTTGGTTCTCATATAACCAAATCACattatttctccttttcttctcagTGTCCAGGAAAGCCAGTCGCGACAAGCACAGGGATGCCAAAAGCTGagctgaaaaggaaaggaagctctCGAAAATCCAAAGGGAAATGTGGGCCACTGGCCCAGCAGCCACAACCCCACAGCCAGGATGGGGAAAGGAACCATTTCCAGCTCATCCCAGAGCATCCCAGTGGAGAAGTCCTTTCTCCAGTGTACAATGAGCCGTACTCCGCCGTGGTGCAGCAACACCACCATCCTGCTCTTCCCCCATTGCATCTGGATGTGAACAATGTAAGCAACCAGGAGATGGGACCGATGTTCGAACTGcctccatgatggctatgctcttcctccacagtcagaggcggcaatgcttctgaatgccagttgctggaaaccacaacagGGGAGAGTCcccttgtgcttgggtcctgcttgaggcttccccacaggcatctgggtggacaagatgggccattggcctgatccagcaggctcttgtgttgGTAGCAAGGAATTGCAACTCAGAGGCAGGACATGTGCCAACGTCCAGGCAGGGCTCGGAAAGAtgtctgcctgaaaacctggggaACTGCTGCTAGTATAAATCAGAGGTTGggaagttcatttttaaaaaggaactaagTGTAGTTCAAGGGAGGCTCAGAGGTGTGATAAGGGAGAGGGCTTTACAGTTGTGGCTGTCTGTGGAATGCCGTCCCCAGTGAGGTCCACCTGATGCCTTCATTGACATCTTCTCAGTGCCAGGGAAAGACGTAACTTTTTGCCCCAGGCCTTTGATAAACTATGATGGTGTTGTTTTGTTAGTGGTGTGCTTCCAACACTTCCTTTGTCTGTTACGAGGgttgttttgttctgttgttATAGCATGAtgcatttatatttgttttaaatgcattgtaagtcacttggagactttCAGGTGACAAGTGACTCATAAGTCTAATTCAACtctcaggcctgaggttctccccTTCTAGTACCAGTAGTAATTTTATACAGCTTCTTCCCGTGCTCCAATGCTTACATCGTAATTCCCTGAATGCACTGCATTGCATATGATGTTGCAGATACACTAACCTTTCCCTGCAACCAATTTCTGCTCAAGCAGTGAGGCATCACATTCATTAACCTTCTTTTCTCTTCCTGTAGCTGCTGCCGTGGAACTTGCGAAGAGGAACTTGCACAGCTCCCACTAACCTGGAGAATGTGCCTCTGCCATCCTCCCCTATGTATGCTGACCCTTATACACCAAATTCCCCTTCTTCGCACAGAGCAGGAGACCCAAACTTCCTTGAAGAGGTATTGTGCACGTTAAGTTGACAGTAGATCCCTTGAAAAAGAGCCCCAAAGTTTAACAAAGGAATCCCCAGATTGTGTGCTGTGAGGGGAAAGCCACCAGTGTGACATAAATTGAAATAAGTACAAGCCCCTTTGAGCTTAAATAAGTATTTATCTGTAGAAGAGGCATCCCCTCGCTTTTCTGCATCAGTAACTTTTCTCAAAGTTCTGTTGGGAGATGAATTCCaactgcatctggagggccacaggtttcccaccagtTCCTTAAACAAAGCTTCATGAGAGGTAGAGTCAGACAGAATTTCCTTGGTCTTTCACTTGGAGTAACCAGCTAAATATAGCcgtgtttccttttcctttgaagTTCATGAAACACCATGGAAAGAGCTCCTTGGAGCAGCAGAATGGCTACCCAGCCATACCTGTGTCTGTCCCTGTCTCCCATAATCCTCTGGTGCAGAAGAAGAACTCCCAACCTCTGCCTGACAACCACTGGCAAGAGCAAACGCCTCAAAAGAGATGCAACATGCCTGGGTCCATTTTTAATTTCTCAGTGATGCCTCCTCCAGACACCGATTGTTTGACCTCAGTGAGTACAATAGAAAGGGGAGTACTCCTtagtgcaggtgtggggaacctgtggtcttccagatgttgctgaaccacaactcccatcatccttggtttttgactatgcttgctggggctgatgggagttgtagttcagcaacacctggagggccagagattccCACACACCTGCTTTAGTGTGTTTGGGTTTTGCTAACTCCTGGGTTAGAGGTTATTaagatttcttttctctctggactccatctgcattatttaagtgacATTGCTAGCACCGACTTcatttctcctctcttctccctccaccaTTTAGAGCACCTTATCACAGGATGAATTTCTGACAACTTCCTTGCTGCATTCAGGTGAGTCCCTCAGAGGCCTGGGTTTCTTGGGCTGTCTCACAATACAATCCCAGCTGCAAGTACtcttaaaaagaagaataaattggggtggggaacttttttttttcctcccgaGGAGTGCATTCCCACCTGAGCAACCATGTgagagccacatgccagtggtgggtggggcagagGGAGCAGAGCAACAAACGGACCATAGAATGGTTTCTACGCATAAGAGGCAATATTTGGAGCTCAAGGTAACATTCAGGCCAGGCAAAAGCGCACAGGGTGTGAAGCAAGGCCAGGAAGAGGTGCGACTTGTGGCAAGGGGGTGTGGCTCGAGGTTGAGTGCCATGGGGAGAGTTCCAATGACCAGACacaaggctcatccacacttccatttgcctgctgctttcccccaggaaaacctgcgctttagcgctgaatcagaacaaaccaCAATTAGGTTTTGCAAAGTGTGCTAGTTGTTCCGCTTTAATGCTAAACAGTGGGTTTTatgggagaaagcagtggggcaaaggcaaaactgcttggacctgtgCCAAGAAAACACGGAATAAGTGGGAAATCACTCAAACAACCTGTGCTTTTTAGTCAagggacaagcggaagtgtggtcTGAGTCCAGAGTGGCATTTAGGCCCTTGCTTAAAACTCACCTATTTACACACAGGTTTTACCTAAAGGGTGATCTCTGCTATGTTTAATGTATTAAGCTGatctacttacttacttacttacttacttacttacttactatatTTTGTTTTATGAATGTAATCTTACTGTGGATCTTGCCATGATAATTTTCTCATGGTGATGGTGGCATAGAAATCTTTGCAAATAAACAAAGCGACGTAGGTTGGTTTGGTTTTAGAAAAAGGCCACACACCAGTCAGTCCTAAAAAAAAGATTCCCAGAGTAGAAAGGTTTCCAGAGCATGTCTAAAACCAAAAGGAGGAGGCAGCTTGGTGCATCTCtcgggagggaattccacaactgtgGGATCTGTATCTGTCAGTCAAACATTTGCTAATGGCAGGCCAGAGGACAAGGTTTCCGATGCCCAGCTTGGGCCTCAAATAGGTGCATTTGCATGCAGGTACTCCTTAATAGGCAGCTCCCCATGTTTATGTCTAGATATTATGTCTGATTCCTGTCCCGCAATCTATCCACTGCCTCTATAGACGAAAGCCTCAAAACGTACGACCTGCCCGACAGTGGACGAGAGCGCCTCGACTCTGCCTACCATGATTATGCCGAGCTCCAGAGTTTCCAGAGCGACTTCAGTTATGACAATATATGGGAGACCGAGGCGAAGGGCTCAGGTTCCCGACGGACGGTGCCAGTCTCTGACAACGAGATCTACCATTGCTGAAAGCAGGGAGGAGAGAACTTGAGACCTACCACTgcttaaaagggggtgggggtgacttGAAGCACTGAGGGCAGCAACAGAGAGCTTCAGAAAGAAACATGACTGCCTGCCTCTCCTCTGGTCCTCTTGCTTTTGTTGCTGGGGCAATGTAAGGATTGGAAAATTGAGCTCAAGGCTACCCAGgcccctcttctttttttaaaaaaagaaacaagatgcTCCTCTGGAAGTAACAAGTTTTTGTATCCTAGAGAAGGTAGTGGCCCTTCCTGTTATTTCTAGGCACACTTTTATGCTTTGATTTGTTCCTTCACTTTCTGTTGTGGTGCTATGAGAAACAGGTCTGGAAAAGGAGCTTGGGCTTTCAAtgagagcaacacacacacatccaatcCACCGTGCCTGCATTTGTGGACTTGCAGTTGGGACACTGGACTCTTGGCAGTGgttatgaagaaaaaaaaaaaaaaaacaaccatcgGCCCTGCACCCCTCATTGTTGCAGCTGGTGGAGACTGAAGCCCACATTTTTGCATCCGACCAACGGACCTTGCCATTTTAT is a window from the Lacerta agilis isolate rLacAgi1 chromosome 8, rLacAgi1.pri, whole genome shotgun sequence genome containing:
- the PLEKHN1 gene encoding pleckstrin homology domain-containing family N member 1 isoform X1, which translates into the protein MGNMACVPQAPGRFRYSFSRKPSLRKEQENKKKLASLFGFEPGQERDVTSDKILQYIPGQNLTNQENEKENFDQRFPSLFKKGRRKTVVRNLGKIIYYSKVKFKFQQCQEMNDCYLELFQAYLYFQSLGPNGLTYQGLLPLREIQLNELENPKGAQQEMHAFQITGPLLNPLTVYCPNRSELKRWLYHLEKQIHLNGGSFDMPFLAQNEWKQSSIGREQLRWSVQNAAVQEWRGTQRESLGDILCVSKVKLQHLPFQEQHDRLLILYPSTLVIVSEERNGLYFKGELPLNAIQVQFEENEKTSFLIEGRLINSIRVICPSYDDYQEWLYCLKTAQFRNADSSLSGSESFSGPKPHHLAQFSGSGRGSLTSDGRTNSWASGGKGATSTHHSQNSAGSLSERQSFGVMPECRLADDSQAQPVRCPGKPVATSTGMPKAELKRKGSSRKSKGKCGPLAQQPQPHSQDGERNHFQLIPEHPSGEVLSPVYNEPYSAVVQQHHHPALPPLHLDVNNLLPWNLRRGTCTAPTNLENVPLPSSPMYADPYTPNSPSSHRAGDPNFLEEFMKHHGKSSLEQQNGYPAIPVSVPVSHNPLVQKKNSQPLPDNHWQEQTPQKRCNMPGSIFNFSVMPPPDTDCLTSSTLSQDEFLTTSLLHSDESLKTYDLPDSGRERLDSAYHDYAELQSFQSDFSYDNIWETEAKGSGSRRTVPVSDNEIYHC
- the PLEKHN1 gene encoding pleckstrin homology domain-containing family N member 1 isoform X2; amino-acid sequence: MGNMACVPQAPGRFRYSFSRKPSLRKEQENKKKLASLFGFEPGQERDVTSDKILQYIPGQNLTNQENEKENFDQRFPSLFKKGRRKTVVRNLGKIIYYSKVKFKFQQCQEMNDCYLELFQAYLYFQSLGPNGLTYQGLLPLREIQLNELENPKGAQQEMHAFQITGPLLNPLTVYCPNRSELKRWLYHLEKQIHLNGGSFDMPFLAQNEWKQSSIGREQLRWSVQNAAVQEWRGTQRESLGDILCVSKVKLQHLPFQEQHDRLLILYPSTLVIVSEERNGLYFKGELPLNAIQVQFEENEKTSFLIEGRLINSIRVICPSYDDYQEWLYCLKTAQFRNADSSLSGSESFSGPKPHHLAQFSGSGRGSLTSDGRTNSWASGGKGATSTHHSQNSAGSLSERQSFGVMPECRLADDSQAQPVRCPGKPVATSTGMPKAELKRKGSSRKSKGKCGPLAQQPQPHSQDGERNHFQLIPEHPSGEVLSPVYNEPYSAVVQQHHHPALPPLHLDVNNLLPWNLRRGTCTAPTNLENVPLPSSPMYADPYTPNSPSSHRAGDPNFLEESTLSQDEFLTTSLLHSDESLKTYDLPDSGRERLDSAYHDYAELQSFQSDFSYDNIWETEAKGSGSRRTVPVSDNEIYHC